One window from the genome of Dyadobacter sp. CECT 9275 encodes:
- the iolD gene encoding 3D-(3,5/4)-trihydroxycyclohexane-1,2-dione acylhydrolase (decyclizing) → MAKRLTVAQATITFLKNQYIERDGVETPYFGGCFGIFGHGNVAGLGQALQENPDFRYYQSRNEQSMVHAAVAYAKVKNRLGAFVCTTSIGPGATNMITGAALATINRLPVLLLPGDIFATREPNPVLQQLESASTQDISVNDCFKPVSKYWDRISRPEQLIYALPEVMRVLTSQAEMGAVTLSMPQDIQTHAYDFPDQLFEKKVWHVARPRADSMALKKAAEWIRSSKNPVIVAGGGAIYSDACKALHQFATATGIPVGETFAGKGAVRYDQPYSIGGLGATGTRYAIEVANEADLVIGIGTRYSDFTTASKSIFKHPDVRFINININEFDAFKHAALPLTADAKVTLEELSELLGDFEVATEYRSKMAGINKAWDDEVTAIYASGNGSVPPIDQAVVIGALNTFMDDRDVMINASGSAPGDLHKLWRATDPKNFHLEYGFSTMGYEIAAGLGAKMADPSREVYVICGDGGYLMNNHEIVTAIQEQVKFTILLLNNNGYASIGGLSESIGSERFGTRYQYREEQSGQLSGEFLPVDLAKNAESLGATVIRATDKTSLDAALAQAKSNDRTTVIYIETNLYRTVKGYHAWWEVPVAEVSTSPSVQKAYETYRENKKSQRIFL, encoded by the coding sequence ATGGCAAAAAGATTAACCGTAGCGCAGGCTACCATAACATTTTTAAAGAATCAGTATATTGAACGCGACGGTGTTGAAACACCATATTTCGGTGGCTGCTTCGGGATATTCGGTCACGGGAATGTGGCAGGCTTGGGTCAGGCCCTGCAGGAAAACCCCGACTTCCGGTACTACCAAAGCCGGAACGAACAGTCGATGGTACATGCAGCGGTGGCCTATGCCAAAGTAAAAAACCGTCTGGGTGCGTTTGTATGCACTACCTCCATCGGGCCCGGGGCCACCAATATGATCACAGGTGCGGCACTGGCTACCATTAACCGGCTTCCCGTATTACTGCTTCCCGGTGATATTTTCGCAACCCGAGAGCCCAACCCGGTTTTGCAGCAGTTAGAAAGCGCTTCTACCCAGGATATCTCAGTGAACGACTGTTTCAAACCGGTTTCCAAATACTGGGACAGAATCAGCCGCCCCGAGCAGCTTATTTATGCTTTGCCGGAGGTTATGCGAGTACTTACTTCACAGGCAGAAATGGGAGCTGTGACGTTATCCATGCCGCAGGATATCCAAACACACGCTTATGATTTCCCGGACCAGCTTTTCGAAAAAAAGGTATGGCACGTTGCCCGCCCGAGAGCAGATTCCATGGCATTGAAAAAAGCTGCAGAGTGGATCAGATCATCAAAAAATCCTGTGATCGTGGCCGGAGGAGGAGCTATTTACAGCGATGCCTGCAAGGCCCTTCACCAGTTTGCAACTGCTACCGGGATACCCGTCGGGGAAACCTTTGCCGGAAAGGGAGCCGTCCGCTATGATCAGCCCTATAGCATTGGCGGACTGGGTGCCACCGGCACCCGTTATGCTATTGAGGTTGCCAACGAAGCAGATCTTGTGATAGGGATAGGTACCCGGTATAGTGATTTCACTACGGCATCCAAATCCATTTTCAAACATCCGGATGTCAGATTCATTAATATCAATATCAATGAATTTGATGCTTTTAAACATGCCGCGCTGCCGCTTACCGCCGATGCCAAAGTAACTCTGGAAGAATTGTCGGAGCTGCTGGGCGATTTTGAGGTAGCTACTGAGTACCGCAGCAAAATGGCCGGAATCAACAAAGCCTGGGATGACGAGGTAACGGCTATCTACGCATCCGGAAATGGAAGCGTGCCGCCCATTGACCAGGCGGTTGTTATTGGCGCTCTGAACACCTTTATGGACGATCGGGATGTGATGATCAATGCTTCAGGAAGTGCGCCCGGAGATCTGCATAAATTATGGCGTGCCACAGACCCCAAGAACTTCCACCTGGAATACGGCTTTTCGACCATGGGTTATGAAATCGCCGCCGGACTTGGGGCCAAAATGGCCGACCCATCCCGGGAAGTATATGTCATTTGTGGTGACGGTGGTTACCTGATGAACAACCACGAGATTGTTACAGCCATTCAGGAGCAAGTGAAATTCACCATCTTGCTGCTGAACAACAACGGTTATGCCAGTATAGGTGGACTATCGGAAAGCATCGGAAGTGAGCGGTTCGGTACCCGGTACCAGTACAGAGAGGAACAGTCGGGCCAGTTAAGCGGGGAATTTCTTCCGGTTGATCTTGCCAAAAACGCCGAAAGTCTGGGTGCAACGGTTATAAGGGCAACAGATAAAACTTCGCTGGACGCAGCGCTGGCCCAGGCGAAAAGTAATGACCGGACCACCGTTATCTATATTGAAACCAATCTTTACCGCACCGTAAAAGGCTATCATGCGTGGTGGGAAGTACCTGTGGCGGAAGTATCTACCTCCCCGTCGGTACAAAAAGCTTATGAAACGTACCGTGAAAACAAAAAATCGCAACGGATATTTTTATGA
- a CDS encoding toxin-antitoxin system YwqK family antitoxin has translation MSGDTLILKKYLSNGKIKEEEYFLGDNKLYGRYWKYLKNTFYGYEISKVKNSKTELTAATFFYPEGQIRAKFATIGGKAEGKYTSYYTNGQIEIECNYTRGKADGTFLWFFENSQLWTERIYERGRLVQVVENFNMYGKPMNKGDFSNGTGALYEYDYQGNLVDIQHYVNGIHKYSEVKRQKRRREFWVD, from the coding sequence TTGTCCGGTGATACGCTTATTTTAAAGAAATATTTATCAAATGGAAAAATCAAGGAGGAGGAATATTTTCTGGGTGATAACAAACTGTATGGGAGATATTGGAAATATTTAAAAAATACTTTTTACGGGTATGAAATATCAAAAGTTAAAAATAGTAAGACAGAATTGACTGCTGCGACGTTTTTTTATCCTGAGGGTCAGATCAGAGCTAAGTTTGCCACAATAGGTGGTAAAGCAGAGGGAAAATATACCTCCTATTATACAAATGGTCAGATTGAGATCGAATGTAATTATACAAGAGGAAAAGCTGACGGTACTTTTCTGTGGTTTTTTGAGAACAGCCAGCTTTGGACAGAAAGGATATATGAACGAGGCAGGTTAGTGCAGGTGGTCGAAAACTTTAATATGTACGGGAAGCCGATGAACAAGGGTGATTTTTCTAATGGGACAGGCGCGCTGTATGAATATGATTATCAGGGTAATTTGGTCGATATACAGCATTATGTTAACGGAATTCATAAATATTCGGAAGTGAAACGCCAAAAGCGGCGAAGAGAATTTTGGGTTGATTAA
- a CDS encoding CoA-acylating methylmalonate-semialdehyde dehydrogenase, with protein MEKLKNYINGQWIDSTSESTLKVLNPATQEVLALVPEGNGADVALAAEAAHQGFQEWRATPVSKRVQYLFKLKTLLENNLDDIARTIVLESGKTFVEAKAEMVRAIENVENACGVPTLIQGEFSEDIAKGIDEYMIRQPLGVCACIAPFNFPGMITFWFLPYALACGNSYIIKPSEKVPLTMTKIVTLMEQLDLPKGVLNLVQGGREVVDALLEHPVIKGISFVGSSAVAKYVYSKGAAHGKRVQAQGGAKNPVIVLPDADIDMTTQIVIDSVYGCAGQRCLAASTIVTVGEHKEFTESLVESTKSRKTGFGLDSDVLMGPVITAESKNRVKHLIDKGLHEGGRLLVDGRDPRIEGYENGNFIQPTIIEDIPLNGELAATEIFGPVLSLVHINTVDEAIRFINGGKYGNMACIFTSSGLNARKFRHEAEAGNIGINIGVAAPVAQFPFSGWKESFYGDLHGQGKHAVEFFTQTKVVIERWLKEWTRKF; from the coding sequence ATGGAAAAGTTAAAGAATTACATCAACGGACAGTGGATCGATAGTACCTCTGAATCAACCCTGAAAGTATTGAATCCGGCTACCCAGGAGGTACTGGCATTGGTTCCGGAAGGAAATGGAGCAGATGTTGCCTTGGCAGCCGAGGCTGCACATCAGGGATTTCAGGAATGGAGGGCTACGCCGGTTTCCAAACGCGTGCAGTACCTCTTCAAACTTAAGACCTTACTGGAAAACAACCTGGATGACATTGCGCGGACGATCGTGCTGGAATCTGGCAAAACATTTGTGGAAGCCAAAGCTGAAATGGTAAGGGCCATTGAAAACGTTGAAAACGCCTGTGGTGTACCCACCCTGATTCAGGGCGAATTCTCTGAGGATATTGCCAAAGGCATCGACGAATACATGATCCGTCAGCCGCTCGGCGTGTGTGCCTGTATTGCTCCTTTTAATTTTCCGGGGATGATCACTTTCTGGTTCCTCCCCTATGCGCTGGCCTGCGGAAACAGCTATATCATCAAGCCGTCAGAAAAAGTACCTCTCACAATGACCAAAATTGTAACCCTGATGGAGCAGCTTGACCTGCCCAAAGGTGTTTTGAATCTGGTACAGGGCGGTCGTGAGGTGGTGGACGCATTGCTTGAACATCCCGTCATTAAAGGTATCAGTTTCGTAGGCTCATCGGCCGTAGCCAAATATGTTTACTCCAAAGGGGCTGCGCATGGCAAACGCGTACAGGCCCAGGGTGGAGCTAAAAATCCGGTCATTGTATTGCCTGATGCTGACATTGACATGACCACGCAGATCGTAATTGACAGCGTTTACGGATGTGCAGGTCAACGATGCCTCGCAGCTTCCACCATTGTAACCGTCGGCGAGCACAAGGAGTTTACCGAAAGTTTGGTGGAATCAACGAAAAGCAGAAAAACAGGGTTTGGACTGGACAGTGATGTTCTGATGGGCCCCGTCATTACAGCAGAAAGTAAAAACCGGGTGAAGCACCTGATAGATAAAGGTCTTCACGAAGGAGGAAGGTTATTGGTGGACGGGCGTGACCCCAGGATTGAAGGGTATGAAAACGGTAACTTTATCCAACCTACCATTATTGAAGATATACCCTTGAATGGAGAATTGGCGGCCACGGAAATTTTCGGACCTGTTCTGAGTTTGGTGCATATCAATACCGTTGATGAAGCGATCCGTTTCATCAACGGCGGTAAATATGGAAATATGGCCTGCATTTTCACCAGCAGCGGCTTGAATGCCCGTAAGTTCCGTCACGAAGCGGAAGCGGGTAACATCGGAATCAACATCGGTGTAGCTGCCCCGGTTGCACAATTCCCGTTCTCAGGCTGGAAGGAAAGCTTCTACGGCGATCTGCACGGACAGGGTAAACATGCCGTCGAATTTTTCACCCAAACCAAGGTAGTAATAGAGCGGTGGCTCAAAGAATGGACAAGGAAGTTTTAA
- a CDS encoding LacI family DNA-binding transcriptional regulator: protein MNSSRPVTIKDIAKRFRCSPSTVSRALNDHPAINEDTRKNIQEYARQVGYQKNEVSLSLLNKRTATLGVVVPTISNYYETAVVEGLHTILQPMGYTLNICVTNESYLLEKEYLSKLLSNRIEGIFLSVAQETYDSGYYEHLESVIQRKTPLIFIDREYEDFETSRATVDDYHGAFAAVEHLISIGYKDIAHLKGPNGLTVSEQRLKGYIDCLKKYDMSVREELIINTNFKVESAIVPTKRLLELASPPDAIFGVNDQVAIGAMRVVKDKGLRIPQDVGLVGFDNSPISAYTFPSLTTVSRPGRKIGMEASRLFLNQVNASGDFLHESIVLPSELVIRESSLRI, encoded by the coding sequence ATGAATTCTTCCCGGCCTGTTACGATTAAAGACATTGCAAAACGTTTCCGATGTTCCCCATCTACGGTTTCCAGGGCTCTGAATGACCATCCGGCCATCAATGAGGATACCCGTAAAAATATACAGGAGTACGCCCGGCAGGTGGGATATCAGAAGAACGAAGTATCTCTGAGCCTGCTCAACAAGCGCACCGCTACCCTGGGCGTGGTGGTGCCCACGATCAGCAATTACTACGAGACGGCCGTGGTGGAAGGCTTGCACACGATACTGCAGCCAATGGGCTATACGCTGAATATCTGTGTAACCAACGAAAGCTATCTGCTGGAAAAAGAGTACCTCTCCAAATTGCTCTCCAACCGCATTGAGGGTATTTTTTTGTCTGTGGCGCAGGAAACCTACGACTCGGGCTATTACGAACATCTTGAAAGCGTAATCCAGCGAAAAACACCGCTCATTTTTATTGACCGAGAATACGAAGATTTTGAAACAAGCCGTGCTACTGTGGACGATTACCATGGTGCTTTTGCCGCAGTGGAGCATTTGATCAGTATTGGTTACAAGGATATAGCCCACCTGAAAGGCCCCAACGGGCTTACCGTGTCGGAACAGCGGTTAAAGGGGTACATTGATTGTCTGAAAAAGTATGATATGTCCGTCCGGGAAGAGCTGATCATCAATACCAATTTCAAGGTCGAGAGTGCCATTGTTCCCACCAAACGGCTGCTGGAACTGGCTTCACCGCCCGATGCCATTTTTGGCGTGAACGACCAGGTTGCAATTGGCGCCATGCGCGTAGTAAAAGACAAGGGCCTCCGGATACCCCAGGACGTTGGTCTGGTCGGTTTTGATAATTCACCGATCTCTGCCTATACGTTTCCATCCCTGACTACCGTCAGCAGGCCCGGGCGGAAAATAGGGATGGAAGCTTCGCGCCTTTTTCTGAATCAGGTCAATGCGTCAGGAGATTTTCTGCATGAAAGTATTGTGCTCCCTTCAGAGCTTGTGATCAGGGAGTCGTCGTTAAGGATTTGA
- the iolC gene encoding 5-dehydro-2-deoxygluconokinase, producing the protein MKKYDLLTLGRSSIDLYSANVGSPFVNIEAFNAFVGGCPLNIATGSKRLGLNTALLTGVGNDQVGNFIKHFLQQEGIHTDWIPTIEGTRSSAVILGIEPPDKFPLVFYRDNCADIHLDLDHVAAVPFAEFKAAAFSGTAFSRDPSRTAMFFALEQARQNDVIRILDIDFRADQWFDPRAFGVTIRAALGSFNIVVGTEEEILATFLTDKEQLLIKHQQISAPEIRGNIENAIEQILLSGVETLVVKRGKDGASIFQPGREEIKVPGFPVEVLNVLGAGDAFCAGFSYGLLSGWDLYKSVRMGNACGAIIVTREGCANFMPTNEEVMQFVLDRGGF; encoded by the coding sequence ATGAAAAAATATGATTTACTGACACTGGGCCGCTCTTCAATTGATCTGTATTCGGCCAATGTGGGTAGCCCTTTTGTTAATATAGAGGCATTCAACGCGTTTGTAGGTGGTTGCCCTCTCAACATTGCCACGGGCAGTAAACGCCTCGGCCTCAATACGGCCTTGCTGACCGGAGTCGGAAACGATCAGGTAGGCAACTTTATCAAGCATTTTTTACAGCAGGAAGGTATTCATACCGACTGGATTCCCACCATAGAAGGTACCAGAAGTTCGGCTGTTATCCTCGGAATTGAACCTCCTGATAAATTTCCTCTTGTTTTTTATCGTGACAATTGCGCGGACATTCACCTGGACCTTGATCATGTGGCAGCCGTTCCTTTTGCCGAGTTCAAAGCGGCGGCATTTTCAGGTACTGCTTTCAGCAGGGATCCAAGCCGTACCGCCATGTTTTTTGCACTGGAACAGGCCAGGCAAAATGATGTGATCAGAATCCTGGACATAGACTTCCGGGCAGACCAGTGGTTTGACCCCCGCGCATTTGGAGTTACCATCAGAGCCGCTCTTGGCAGTTTTAATATTGTGGTAGGAACGGAAGAAGAAATCCTCGCCACCTTTCTGACAGACAAGGAGCAACTCCTGATTAAACATCAGCAGATATCCGCACCGGAAATCAGGGGAAATATTGAAAATGCAATTGAGCAGATTCTGCTTTCGGGCGTGGAAACGCTGGTGGTGAAACGAGGGAAAGACGGGGCGTCCATTTTCCAGCCGGGGAGGGAAGAAATAAAAGTACCAGGTTTTCCTGTAGAAGTATTGAACGTACTCGGTGCCGGAGATGCGTTTTGTGCCGGCTTTTCTTATGGCTTGCTGAGTGGCTGGGATCTTTACAAGAGTGTAAGAATGGGAAATGCATGCGGGGCCATTATTGTAACCAGGGAAGGCTGTGCCAACTTTATGCCTACGAATGAAGAGGTTATGCAATTTGTGCTGGATAGAGGGGGATTTTAG
- the iolG gene encoding inositol 2-dehydrogenase, translating into MSRKLKTGVIGLGRIGQIHLSNLVHHMPNAEVIIASDLSTESHAFAHKLGVSQVTTDAYDVINHPDVEAVVICSPTPFHVPYTVAAAEQKKHVFCEKPLDVTIDAIQAAEKAVNENGVKLMLGFNRRFDANFSNVRHLVEAHKIGDPHILRITSRDPAPPPVEYLKVSGGIFLDMSIHDFDMARYIVGSEVKEVFVKGDALIHPEIKAFGDIDTAVIVLTFENGAIGVIDNSRKAVYGYDQRLEIFGSKGMAKAENNTTDTLIHFDSSGGHSSLPLHFFLERYETAYRVCLKSFIDCVLNDTPSPVDAHDGLMATAIGIAAMKSLTEGRIVRMDEVLELAQMS; encoded by the coding sequence ATGTCAAGAAAACTAAAAACCGGGGTGATAGGTCTTGGTCGTATCGGCCAGATACACCTCAGCAATCTGGTACATCACATGCCCAATGCAGAGGTGATCATTGCCTCCGATCTGTCAACGGAATCACACGCTTTTGCCCACAAGCTGGGTGTTAGTCAGGTAACCACAGACGCCTACGATGTCATTAACCATCCCGATGTAGAGGCAGTCGTAATTTGCTCCCCTACCCCTTTCCACGTACCGTACACCGTTGCTGCAGCTGAGCAGAAAAAACACGTTTTCTGTGAAAAACCACTTGATGTGACCATAGATGCCATTCAGGCAGCGGAAAAAGCGGTGAATGAGAATGGTGTAAAACTAATGCTTGGGTTTAACCGTCGGTTTGATGCTAATTTCAGCAACGTCAGGCATCTGGTGGAAGCCCACAAAATCGGTGATCCGCATATCCTGCGCATTACCAGCCGCGACCCCGCACCGCCGCCTGTGGAGTATCTGAAAGTATCCGGAGGTATCTTCCTGGATATGTCCATCCATGATTTTGATATGGCACGGTACATCGTGGGCAGTGAGGTAAAAGAGGTTTTTGTAAAAGGCGATGCCCTCATTCACCCTGAGATCAAGGCATTCGGTGATATAGATACTGCGGTGATTGTACTGACTTTCGAAAATGGTGCAATTGGCGTTATTGACAATAGCCGGAAAGCCGTATATGGTTACGATCAGCGGCTTGAAATTTTCGGATCAAAAGGTATGGCAAAAGCTGAAAACAATACCACAGATACACTCATTCATTTTGACAGCAGCGGAGGACACAGCTCATTACCCCTACATTTCTTTTTGGAACGATATGAAACGGCATACCGCGTTTGCCTTAAATCATTTATCGATTGCGTACTGAATGACACCCCTTCACCGGTGGATGCACATGATGGACTGATGGCCACTGCTATCGGTATCGCGGCCATGAAATCACTAACCGAAGGGCGTATTGTAAGAATGGACGAAGTCCTTGAACTGGCCCAGATGTCCTGA
- the iolB gene encoding 5-deoxy-glucuronate isomerase encodes MSKLLVKPFKNTNTYHSLTSGQAGWQYLNFEAKILDTGEQIELNTGDYEYCIVLLGGNFKVEANGEVWETRNGRKDVFSGIGHAMYLSRHTAFVLTAQSPRTDIAICYVKTDEDHPPRMKRPEEAAIEFRGGDNANRQINSLLEPGFDCHKIVCVEVYTPSGNWSSFPAHKHDERKVDENGNLLEANLEEIYFYKIDKPQGYAIQQVYTEDRSLDEIVRVHDNEAVLVPKGYHPVVAGHGYHVYYLNFLAGSDQSLANTSDPDHDWIYGSWKGSDPRLPLVTAEMNG; translated from the coding sequence ATGAGTAAACTGCTGGTTAAGCCTTTCAAAAATACCAATACCTACCATTCCCTGACAAGCGGACAAGCCGGCTGGCAATATTTAAACTTCGAGGCGAAAATACTGGATACCGGTGAACAAATCGAACTTAATACCGGAGATTACGAATATTGCATTGTTCTGCTTGGTGGAAATTTCAAAGTGGAGGCCAATGGTGAAGTATGGGAAACCAGAAATGGCAGAAAAGATGTGTTCAGCGGGATCGGCCATGCCATGTACCTTTCCAGGCATACCGCTTTTGTACTGACGGCCCAGTCGCCCCGGACCGACATCGCGATCTGTTATGTAAAAACCGATGAGGATCATCCGCCGCGCATGAAACGCCCGGAAGAAGCGGCCATTGAGTTCAGGGGCGGAGATAATGCCAACCGCCAGATCAACAGCCTGCTGGAACCAGGTTTTGACTGTCATAAAATCGTATGCGTTGAAGTATATACGCCCTCAGGCAACTGGAGTTCCTTCCCTGCTCACAAGCACGACGAACGGAAAGTAGACGAAAATGGCAATCTGCTGGAAGCCAATCTTGAGGAGATCTATTTTTACAAGATTGACAAACCGCAGGGCTATGCCATACAGCAGGTTTATACTGAGGACCGTTCGCTGGATGAAATTGTGAGGGTGCATGACAATGAAGCCGTATTGGTACCTAAGGGTTACCACCCGGTGGTTGCGGGCCACGGCTATCATGTTTACTATCTTAACTTTCTGGCAGGTAGCGACCAGTCGCTGGCCAACACCTCGGATCCGGATCATGACTGGATATATGGCTCATGGAAAGGCTCAGATCCCCGGTTGCCCCTAGTGACAGCCGAAATGAACGGATAA
- a CDS encoding sodium/sugar symporter, whose translation MANTGLQFLDYVVFFIYLIGVSAYGYWIYKKKSSAEVSSTDYFLAEGSLTFWAIGASIIASNISAEHFIGMSGSGFAIGLAISSYEWMAAASLIVVAVFILPVYLKNKIYTMPQFLRERYSPTVATIMAVFWLLLYVFVNLTSILYLGALALEVTAGLDFSYGIIGLGIFAVIITIGGMKVIGYTDVVQVIVLVLGGLATTYLALDLVSEHFNKPGVFNALSLLRQQADSHFHMILPKDNPFYKDLPGVSVIIGAMWINNLAYFGCNQYIIQRSLGANLETARKGILFAAVLKLLIPIIVVIPGIAAFVLYQNGMFQQEMLDAAGAVKPDHAYPVLLNLLPQGLKGMAFAALTAAIVASLAGKANSISTIFTLDIYKQFINPSASEKQLVKIGRYTIWVAMAIGVLIAPQLRVLDQAYQFIQEYSSFITPGVFAIFIFGMFWKRTTSAAALTAALLTIPLSTAGKFLAPEIPFLDRMGIIFLMLSAVIIIVTLADSRSKNNPKGLAIEGSMFAPGKSFVVASILLCGVLAALYTVFW comes from the coding sequence ATGGCAAATACCGGTCTACAATTTTTGGACTACGTCGTATTCTTCATTTACTTAATAGGTGTCTCGGCCTACGGCTATTGGATTTACAAGAAAAAAAGCTCCGCTGAAGTAAGCTCTACGGATTACTTTCTGGCAGAAGGATCTCTTACTTTCTGGGCGATTGGTGCTTCTATCATCGCCTCCAATATCTCGGCCGAACATTTTATCGGAATGTCCGGGTCCGGATTTGCCATCGGATTGGCTATCTCATCCTATGAATGGATGGCAGCAGCTTCCCTCATTGTAGTAGCCGTTTTCATTCTGCCAGTATATCTTAAGAACAAGATATACACCATGCCACAGTTTCTGAGAGAAAGGTACAGTCCTACAGTAGCCACAATTATGGCCGTTTTTTGGCTGTTGCTGTATGTTTTCGTAAATCTTACTTCCATTCTTTACCTGGGTGCCCTGGCGCTGGAAGTAACTGCGGGCCTGGACTTTAGCTATGGGATTATCGGTTTAGGCATTTTTGCTGTGATTATTACCATTGGCGGTATGAAGGTTATCGGTTATACCGATGTGGTACAGGTGATAGTACTGGTACTCGGCGGACTGGCCACCACTTATCTGGCGCTTGACCTTGTTTCCGAGCATTTTAACAAGCCGGGTGTATTTAATGCCCTGAGTCTGCTCCGTCAACAGGCCGACAGCCATTTCCACATGATCCTGCCTAAAGACAATCCTTTTTATAAAGATCTTCCCGGCGTTTCTGTCATTATCGGGGCCATGTGGATCAATAACCTGGCGTACTTCGGTTGCAATCAGTACATCATTCAGAGAAGCTTGGGGGCAAATCTGGAAACCGCGAGGAAGGGTATTCTTTTTGCTGCTGTTTTAAAATTGCTGATTCCGATCATCGTCGTAATCCCCGGTATTGCCGCTTTCGTTTTGTATCAGAACGGAATGTTTCAGCAGGAAATGCTGGATGCAGCCGGAGCTGTAAAACCTGACCACGCTTATCCCGTTTTGTTAAACCTCCTGCCTCAGGGCTTAAAAGGGATGGCATTTGCAGCACTTACCGCCGCTATTGTGGCTTCTCTAGCTGGAAAAGCCAATAGTATTTCAACGATTTTCACCCTGGATATTTATAAGCAGTTTATCAATCCAAGTGCCAGCGAAAAACAACTGGTAAAAATCGGAAGATATACCATTTGGGTCGCCATGGCCATTGGTGTTCTCATTGCTCCTCAGCTGCGCGTGCTGGATCAGGCCTATCAGTTCATTCAGGAATACAGCAGTTTTATAACGCCCGGAGTTTTTGCCATTTTTATTTTTGGTATGTTCTGGAAACGTACCACATCGGCGGCGGCACTCACTGCCGCACTACTGACCATCCCATTGTCAACGGCAGGAAAATTCCTGGCACCCGAAATTCCTTTCCTGGATCGTATGGGTATCATCTTTCTGATGCTAAGCGCGGTAATCATTATAGTAACGCTGGCCGATTCCAGGAGTAAGAATAATCCGAAGGGTCTCGCCATCGAAGGGTCGATGTTTGCGCCGGGCAAAAGTTTTGTAGTGGCTTCTATACTCCTCTGCGGAGTTTTAGCTGCCCTGTATACCGTATTCTGGTGA
- a CDS encoding class II fructose-bisphosphate aldolase has product MLLTTKELFQKCYGRYAIPAVNVFFMEEIHGLFAAAQKAKAPFIVQTTPFARDYAHPDMLLSMIGAAARIYPETVFAIHMDHGYEAHLFDAIEKGGYTSVMIDASHDPFDQNVARTRAVVEKAHAKNISVEAELGVLAGVEDDLTVDAAHSFYTNPQEVEDFVNATGCDSLAIAVGTSHGAYKFSGGQGLRLNILKEIQQRLPGFPLVLHGGSNVSSEVVQRINNAGGNLKTDAKGVQEDEILRAIPLGICKINIATDTRLLWTMVNREFFRDKPDEFAPTSPGKIFMEEYQQFMLKKFELFGCVGKAEDFK; this is encoded by the coding sequence ATGCTTTTAACAACAAAAGAACTCTTTCAAAAATGTTACGGTCGATACGCTATTCCGGCGGTCAACGTATTTTTTATGGAGGAAATACACGGACTTTTTGCAGCTGCGCAAAAGGCCAAAGCTCCTTTTATTGTACAAACAACACCCTTTGCCCGTGATTATGCGCATCCGGATATGCTTCTTTCCATGATTGGCGCAGCAGCCAGGATATATCCCGAAACGGTTTTTGCCATTCACATGGATCATGGTTACGAAGCCCACCTATTTGATGCCATTGAAAAAGGCGGCTATACCTCGGTTATGATAGACGCCTCTCATGACCCTTTTGACCAGAATGTTGCCAGAACCAGGGCGGTAGTGGAAAAAGCACATGCAAAAAATATCAGTGTAGAGGCTGAACTGGGCGTACTGGCAGGCGTAGAAGACGACCTGACCGTGGACGCCGCTCATTCCTTTTACACCAATCCACAGGAAGTTGAAGATTTTGTAAATGCCACTGGCTGCGACAGCCTGGCCATTGCAGTTGGGACGAGCCATGGTGCTTACAAATTTTCGGGTGGACAAGGTCTGCGGTTAAATATCCTAAAGGAAATTCAGCAGCGCCTCCCCGGATTCCCATTGGTACTGCACGGCGGTTCCAATGTAAGTTCCGAAGTGGTTCAGCGCATTAATAACGCCGGCGGAAACTTAAAGACCGACGCCAAGGGGGTGCAGGAAGACGAAATACTAAGGGCAATTCCGCTGGGGATCTGTAAAATCAATATTGCCACAGATACCCGGCTTTTGTGGACGATGGTCAACCGTGAGTTTTTCCGCGACAAGCCTGATGAGTTTGCACCCACCAGTCCCGGTAAAATTTTCATGGAAGAATACCAGCAATTTATGCTTAAAAAATTTGAGTTATTCGGATGTGTGGGAAAAGCAGAAGATTTTAAATAG